The Paenibacillus wynnii DNA window GTATTTGAGAAGACCCATGCGATTTGACGCATGGGTCTTCTTAAGCTAACATCAAATTTGACATGTCAGTGAAAATTTTCACTTACCTTTTCCAGTAGTGATAATTATCACGTTAATGTGTTTTGACTCGCGTTACAATGGCATAAAGGAACAAATTTAAAGTAAATAGATACAAAAGGAGATAGGAATCATGGCTTATAATAAACCGCAGCAAATTGCTGAAGTCACGGTGGAGAATGGAATTAAAAAAGCGCATAATCCACTGAGCACTGTGCTTATCCTAGGTTTTCTTGGAGGGGCGTTCATCTCGCTCGGATTTCTGCTTGATATTCGTGTAATTGCCAGCGCACCGGCGGCATGGGGATCTTTTGCCGGATTTATCGGCGCCTCGATTTTCCCCTTGGGACTGATCCTAGTATTGCTCGCAGGCGGCGAACTGTTGACAGGAAATATGATGGCTGTGCCTTTAGCATTCATCGCTAGAAAAATTACATTGTGGGAAACTATAAAAAATCTTATTCTAATAACCATTAGCAACTTGGCCGGTGCTCTCTTTGTCGCTTATTTCTTCGGTCATATCGTTGGATTAACCGCTGACGGTGTGTATCTGGACAAATTGGTTGCCATAGCAGAACACAAGCTGGACGATACCTTCCTTCAAGCCTTTATTTCAGGTATCGGCTGTAACTGGCTCGTAGCCCTTGCCGTATGGCTTTCTTACGGAGCAGATAATTTCAGCGGTAAAGTTCTGGGTATTTGGTTTCCGACCATGGCCTTCGTAGCCATCGGCTTCCAGCACGTTGTAGCTAATATGTTCCTTATTCCTGCCGCTATCTTTGAAGGCCACTTTACTTGGTCCCAGTACATGATGAACTTCATTCCGGTTTGGCTAGGCAATCTCGTGGGTGGTGCAGTATTTGTAGGTGCAGCTTATTGGGCAGCGTACCTGCGCAAAGAGCCGTCTGCTGCTCAAACGATGGAGAACAGAGTGGCTGCCGGGGTTAAAAAACACGCATAACAACTATTACAGTCCGATTTTATAAAACATGTAAATAATACAGAAGAGCAGCGATTCACCAGCAGTAACGGGTGAATCGCTGCTCTTCGTTTTTAGTCATTAACTTCAGGAAATTTTCATGACTTTCCATTTACGTCACTGTGCTGGGAACGACTTCGATCTAACTTTGCTTGATGGTTCACCGGGTTTGGGGGCATCTACCCCTTACAGGTAGCCGAATACAGGTTACGAACCAGTCTTTCGGTGAATTAGAGGGAAAAATGCCCTCTATTACTGACCAAAACGCCATAAATTTGAGATTAAAGGGAAAATATCCTCATAATTTTAACCCATACCGCCCCAAGAAGGTATATCCTCAAAATTAGTAGGCGAAATTGCCTCTAATTGCCCAAACGGGGTGTTGGGTGAGGAAATAGAGGGAGAAAACCCCTCTATCACCAGCGTCCATGCTAACCAGCTCCACACAAAGGAGTGTCCCATAAAGCCATGCAATGGCTTATTGGGACACTCCTTTTACGTATGAACACAATAAAATTCGCCGTGTAATGCCGACTCGGGGGAACGAAATCGGATTCACGGCGAACAAAGTAGGGAGTGTTTCATATGATCTATTACCCGGGCATTGAGGGAACGAATCAGTTTTTTCAGGTACTTCTTTACGGAGTTCTCCAGCAACTATAAAATATAATACAGGAATAGATAACTGGGGGGAATGCGGTCATGAATGATAGTGGGGAAGGTATATTCCCGGCGGTGTGTCCGCTGGATTGCCCGGATACATGCGGACTTTTAGTCCACAAGAAGAACGGTAAGATTGTAAAAGTAGAAGGGGACCCGGAACATCCCGTTACCCGTGGAGCGATTTGCAATAAAGTAAGGCATATGGCAGAGCGGCTGCACCATCCGGAGCGGCTGATGCAGCCGCTGAGACGGGTGGGCCGTAAAGGGGAAGGGAAGTTTGAAGAGATAAGCTGGGAGGAAGCAATCGGCGAAATCACCGATAAGTATAGAGAATTGACTGCGGAATACGGCTCGGAGAGTATCCTACCCTACAGCTTTTATGGGAATATGGGTGTACTAAGCGTAGAGGGGATGGATAGACGATTCTTTAATGCCCTTGGTTCAAGTCTCCTGGATCAGACAATTTGCAACTCTG harbors:
- a CDS encoding formate/nitrite transporter family protein, which translates into the protein MAYNKPQQIAEVTVENGIKKAHNPLSTVLILGFLGGAFISLGFLLDIRVIASAPAAWGSFAGFIGASIFPLGLILVLLAGGELLTGNMMAVPLAFIARKITLWETIKNLILITISNLAGALFVAYFFGHIVGLTADGVYLDKLVAIAEHKLDDTFLQAFISGIGCNWLVALAVWLSYGADNFSGKVLGIWFPTMAFVAIGFQHVVANMFLIPAAIFEGHFTWSQYMMNFIPVWLGNLVGGAVFVGAAYWAAYLRKEPSAAQTMENRVAAGVKKHA